A genomic region of Hippoglossus hippoglossus isolate fHipHip1 chromosome 8, fHipHip1.pri, whole genome shotgun sequence contains the following coding sequences:
- the selenow2a gene encoding selenoprotein W, 2a gives MALTIRVEYCGSUGYESRYKDLAGVVKAEFPDADLSSFMGRKGSFEIVVNGQLVFSKIETSGFPYEDDVMAAIQNAHDGKPMQKITKSRPPCVIM, from the exons ATGGCGTTGACGATAAGAGTTGAATACTG TGGTTCGTGAGGGTACGAATCCCGCTATAAGGATCTCGCCGGTGTTGTCAAGGCTGAGTTTCCTGATGCGGATCTGTCGAGCTTCATGGGAAGAAAGG gCAGCTTTGAGATTGTTGTCAATGGGCAGCTAGTCTTCTCCAAAATTGAGACTAGTGGCTTCCCTTATGAGGATGAT GTCATGGCTGCAATCCAGAATGCCCATGACGGCAAACCTATGCAGAAGATCACCAAAAGCCGCCCACCATGTGTCATCATGTAA